From Mustela nigripes isolate SB6536 chromosome 13, MUSNIG.SB6536, whole genome shotgun sequence, one genomic window encodes:
- the MOK gene encoding MAPK/MAK/MRK overlapping kinase isoform X6 yields the protein MHYMYQLCKSLDHMHRNGIFHRDVKPENILIKQDVLKLGDFGSCRSVYSKQPYTEYISTRWYRAPECLLTDGFYTYKMDLWSAGCVFYEIASLQPLFPGADELDQISKIHDVIGTPPGKTLAKFTQSRAMSFDFPFKKGSGIPLLTASLSPQCLSLLHAMVAYDPDERITAHQALRHPYFQEQRAAEKQALAGHRRAFFPERPVASELLSNRWHVAEEDSQQKQSLKPEEDHPKRPGPAYVTELPRLKLSGVTEPSSYPSPALHPVFGPGPGRKVLGLRPLEGVGARQKVAHRARSPWPTVLRPAPPSVCFLRQTDAHKDTKPDLKQYCLPSIQRKGGGR from the exons atgcACTATATGTACCAGTTATGTAAATCCCTTGATCATATGCACAG AAATGGAATATTTCACAGAGATGTAAAgccagaaaatatattaataaag CAGGATGTCCTGAAGTTGGGGGACTTCGGATCCTGCCGGAGCGTCTACTCCAAGCAACCCTACACGGAGTACATCTCCACCCGCTGGTACCGAGCCCCGGAGTGTCTCCTCACCGACGGCTTCTACACCTACAAAATGGACCTGTGGAGCGCTGGCTGCGTGTTCTACGAGATTGCCAG TCTGCAGCCCCTCTTCCCCGGAGCCGATGAGCTAGACCAGATCTCAAAAATCCATGATGTCATCGGCACGCCTCCTGGGAAGACCCTCGCCAAGTTCACACA GTCGAGAGCTATgagttttgattttccttttaaaaagggaTCAGGAATACCTCTACTGACAGCCAGTCTGTCCCCACAatgcctctccctcctgcacGCAATGGTGGCCTATGATCCCGATGAGAGAATCACTGCCCACCAGGCCCTGCGACACCCCTACTTCCAGGAGCAGAG ggcggctgagaagcaggctctggctGGCCACAGAAGAGCTTTCTTTCCAGAGCGCCCCGTGGCTTCAGAACTACTCAGTAACCGCTGGCACGTTGCCGAGGAGGACAGCCAGCAG AAACAGTCCCTAAAGCCAGAGGAGGATCATCCCAAGAGACCAGGCCCAGCCTACGTCACGGAACTGCCCAGACTGAAGCTTTCGGGAGTGACCGAACCATCCTCGTATCCTAGCCCCGCGCTGCACCCCGTGTTCGGTCCGGGGCCCGGCAGGAAAGTGCTGGGGCTGAGGCCCCTCGAGGGTGTTGGCGCCCGCCAGAAGGTAGCGCATCGCGCTCGCTCCCCGTGGCCCACGGTTCTCAGGCCGGCCCCGCCAAGTGTCTGTTTCCTTCGACAGACGGATGCGCACAAGGACACGAAGCCCGACCTGAAGCAGTACTGCCTGCCCTCAATCCAGAGGAAGGGCGGGGGGCGCTGA
- the MOK gene encoding MAPK/MAK/MRK overlapping kinase isoform X8 yields MDLWSAGCVFYEIASLQPLFPGADELDQISKIHDVIGTPPGKTLAKFTQSRAMSFDFPFKKGSGIPLLTASLSPQCLSLLHAMVAYDPDERITAHQALRHPYFQEQRAAEKQALAGHRRAFFPERPVASELLSNRWHVAEEDSQQKQSLKPEEDHPKRPGPAYVTELPRLKLSGVTEPSSYPSPALHPVFGPGPGRKVLGLRPLEGVGARQKVAHRARSPWPTVLRPAPPSVCFLRQTDAHKDTKPDLKQYCLPSIQRKGGGR; encoded by the exons ATGGACCTGTGGAGCGCTGGCTGCGTGTTCTACGAGATTGCCAG TCTGCAGCCCCTCTTCCCCGGAGCCGATGAGCTAGACCAGATCTCAAAAATCCATGATGTCATCGGCACGCCTCCTGGGAAGACCCTCGCCAAGTTCACACA GTCGAGAGCTATgagttttgattttccttttaaaaagggaTCAGGAATACCTCTACTGACAGCCAGTCTGTCCCCACAatgcctctccctcctgcacGCAATGGTGGCCTATGATCCCGATGAGAGAATCACTGCCCACCAGGCCCTGCGACACCCCTACTTCCAGGAGCAGAG ggcggctgagaagcaggctctggctGGCCACAGAAGAGCTTTCTTTCCAGAGCGCCCCGTGGCTTCAGAACTACTCAGTAACCGCTGGCACGTTGCCGAGGAGGACAGCCAGCAG AAACAGTCCCTAAAGCCAGAGGAGGATCATCCCAAGAGACCAGGCCCAGCCTACGTCACGGAACTGCCCAGACTGAAGCTTTCGGGAGTGACCGAACCATCCTCGTATCCTAGCCCCGCGCTGCACCCCGTGTTCGGTCCGGGGCCCGGCAGGAAAGTGCTGGGGCTGAGGCCCCTCGAGGGTGTTGGCGCCCGCCAGAAGGTAGCGCATCGCGCTCGCTCCCCGTGGCCCACGGTTCTCAGGCCGGCCCCGCCAAGTGTCTGTTTCCTTCGACAGACGGATGCGCACAAGGACACGAAGCCCGACCTGAAGCAGTACTGCCTGCCCTCAATCCAGAGGAAGGGCGGGGGGCGCTGA
- the MOK gene encoding MAPK/MAK/MRK overlapping kinase isoform X7, whose product MDMNIYELIRGRRHPLSEKKIMHYMYQLCKSLDHMHRNGIFHRDVKPENILIKQDVLKLGDFGSCRSVYSKQPYTEYISTRWYRAPECLLTDGFYTYKMDLWSAGCVFYEIASLQPLFPGADELDQISKIHDVIGTPPGKTLAKFTQSRAMSFDFPFKKGSGIPLLTASLSPQCLSLLHAMVAYDPDERITAHQALRHPYFQEQRAAEKQALAGHRRAFFPERPVASELLSNRWHVAEEDSQQKQSLKPEEDHPKRPGPAYVTELPRLKLSGVTEPSSYPSPALHPVFGPGPGRKVLGLRPLEGVGARQKVAHRARSPWPTVLRPAPPSVCFLRQTDAHKDTKPDLKQYCLPSIQRKGGGR is encoded by the exons GGAGAAGACACccattatcagaaaaaaagattatgcACTATATGTACCAGTTATGTAAATCCCTTGATCATATGCACAG AAATGGAATATTTCACAGAGATGTAAAgccagaaaatatattaataaag CAGGATGTCCTGAAGTTGGGGGACTTCGGATCCTGCCGGAGCGTCTACTCCAAGCAACCCTACACGGAGTACATCTCCACCCGCTGGTACCGAGCCCCGGAGTGTCTCCTCACCGACGGCTTCTACACCTACAAAATGGACCTGTGGAGCGCTGGCTGCGTGTTCTACGAGATTGCCAG TCTGCAGCCCCTCTTCCCCGGAGCCGATGAGCTAGACCAGATCTCAAAAATCCATGATGTCATCGGCACGCCTCCTGGGAAGACCCTCGCCAAGTTCACACA GTCGAGAGCTATgagttttgattttccttttaaaaagggaTCAGGAATACCTCTACTGACAGCCAGTCTGTCCCCACAatgcctctccctcctgcacGCAATGGTGGCCTATGATCCCGATGAGAGAATCACTGCCCACCAGGCCCTGCGACACCCCTACTTCCAGGAGCAGAG ggcggctgagaagcaggctctggctGGCCACAGAAGAGCTTTCTTTCCAGAGCGCCCCGTGGCTTCAGAACTACTCAGTAACCGCTGGCACGTTGCCGAGGAGGACAGCCAGCAG AAACAGTCCCTAAAGCCAGAGGAGGATCATCCCAAGAGACCAGGCCCAGCCTACGTCACGGAACTGCCCAGACTGAAGCTTTCGGGAGTGACCGAACCATCCTCGTATCCTAGCCCCGCGCTGCACCCCGTGTTCGGTCCGGGGCCCGGCAGGAAAGTGCTGGGGCTGAGGCCCCTCGAGGGTGTTGGCGCCCGCCAGAAGGTAGCGCATCGCGCTCGCTCCCCGTGGCCCACGGTTCTCAGGCCGGCCCCGCCAAGTGTCTGTTTCCTTCGACAGACGGATGCGCACAAGGACACGAAGCCCGACCTGAAGCAGTACTGCCTGCCCTCAATCCAGAGGAAGGGCGGGGGGCGCTGA